Proteins found in one Apostichopus japonicus isolate 1M-3 chromosome 16, ASM3797524v1, whole genome shotgun sequence genomic segment:
- the LOC139982351 gene encoding uncharacterized protein isoform X1 yields the protein MADILDTRGVYTVTIYPESSSSNDLAEDVSIGVRWSSGCRKIYWCKGRKRTANFGPRLILKSTEDAGLYTIRQPRRARRGWFVHILVIGATCPKGDIYNPVNAACEGGYVCLNGEVFKNVEDACICPPFLDGTTCQCAKDNGGTDLILADMLDKPLLCKDLPGGDPKCKGHLVCYGDNYGCKCAPEWWGNACDRACPKGKWGANCEQNCPLMKLVAIGFVALLKAGLTVIHQYGGKVTTPEATIEPINNNVLIIVIASILAIVLMLVVVIVLYCCCQRVGKGSSGSGSVITGVDNPMYGPSDTPMTDFKLKDADTAP from the exons ATGGCAGACATTCTTGACACAAGAGGTGTATATACCGTGACCATTTATCCAGAATCATCATCATCTAACGACCTCGCTGAAGATGTATCTATCGGGGTTCGTTGGTCTTCCGGCTGTAGGAAGATCTATTGGTGCAAGGGAAGGAAAAGAACGGCGAACTTTGGACCTCGCTTGATTCTCAAGTCTACAGAAGATGCTGGACTTTATACTATCCGACAACCAAGAAGGGCTAGAAGAGGCTGGTTTGTCCACATTCTCGTGATCGGTGCAA CATGTCCAAAAGGTGATATTTATAACCCTGTTAACGCAGCGTGTGAGGGTGGATATGTATGCTTGAATGGAGAGGTGTTCAAGAACGTCGAGGACGCCTGTATTTGCCCTCCTTTCCTGGACGGTACCACGTGCCAATGTG CTAAGGATAATGGTGGTACTGACCTAATTCTAGCGGATATGTTGGACAAACCTTTGCTTTGCAAAGATCTACCAGGTGGTGACCCAAAGTGTAAGGGCCATTTGGTGTGCTATGGAGACAACTATGGCTGTAAATGTGCACCGGAATGGTGGGGCAACGCGTGTGATAGAG CCTGTCCGAAAGGAAAATGGGGAGCTAACTGTGAGCAAAATTGCCCACTGATGAAACTGGTTGCAATCGGTTTCGTGGCACTACTCAAGGCAGGCCTTACTGTGATCCACCAATATGGGG GGAAAGTAACAACACCTGAAGCGACTATCGAACCGATAAATAATAATG TGTTAATCATTGTGATTGCGTCGATACTAGCTATTGTCTTAATGCTGGTAGTTGTGATAGTTCTCTACTGCTGTTGCCAAAGAGTAGGAAAGGGCAG CAGCGGATCCGGTTCTGTTATAACTGGAGTTGACAACCCGATGTATGGACCCAGCGATACGCCCATGACAGAT TTTAAGTTAAAAGATGCAGACACTGCTCCATAA
- the LOC139982351 gene encoding uncharacterized protein isoform X2 yields the protein MADILDTRGVYTVTIYPESSSSNDLAEDVSIGVRWSSGCRKIYWCKGRKRTANFGPRLILKSTEDAGLYTIRQPRRARRGWFVHILVIGATCPKGDIYNPVNAACEGGYVCLNGEVFKNVEDACICPPFLDGTTCQCAKDNGGTDLILADMLDKPLLCKDLPGGDPKCKGHLVCYGDNYGCKCAPEWWGNACDRGKVTTPEATIEPINNNVLIIVIASILAIVLMLVVVIVLYCCCQRVGKGSSGSGSVITGVDNPMYGPSDTPMTDFKLKDADTAP from the exons ATGGCAGACATTCTTGACACAAGAGGTGTATATACCGTGACCATTTATCCAGAATCATCATCATCTAACGACCTCGCTGAAGATGTATCTATCGGGGTTCGTTGGTCTTCCGGCTGTAGGAAGATCTATTGGTGCAAGGGAAGGAAAAGAACGGCGAACTTTGGACCTCGCTTGATTCTCAAGTCTACAGAAGATGCTGGACTTTATACTATCCGACAACCAAGAAGGGCTAGAAGAGGCTGGTTTGTCCACATTCTCGTGATCGGTGCAA CATGTCCAAAAGGTGATATTTATAACCCTGTTAACGCAGCGTGTGAGGGTGGATATGTATGCTTGAATGGAGAGGTGTTCAAGAACGTCGAGGACGCCTGTATTTGCCCTCCTTTCCTGGACGGTACCACGTGCCAATGTG CTAAGGATAATGGTGGTACTGACCTAATTCTAGCGGATATGTTGGACAAACCTTTGCTTTGCAAAGATCTACCAGGTGGTGACCCAAAGTGTAAGGGCCATTTGGTGTGCTATGGAGACAACTATGGCTGTAAATGTGCACCGGAATGGTGGGGCAACGCGTGTGATAGAG GGAAAGTAACAACACCTGAAGCGACTATCGAACCGATAAATAATAATG TGTTAATCATTGTGATTGCGTCGATACTAGCTATTGTCTTAATGCTGGTAGTTGTGATAGTTCTCTACTGCTGTTGCCAAAGAGTAGGAAAGGGCAG CAGCGGATCCGGTTCTGTTATAACTGGAGTTGACAACCCGATGTATGGACCCAGCGATACGCCCATGACAGAT TTTAAGTTAAAAGATGCAGACACTGCTCCATAA